In one window of Terriglobia bacterium DNA:
- a CDS encoding CoA-binding protein produces MSSVKENVDDFLAQKKIAVAGVSRHSKNEAANFIFRKLRDSGFQVFPVNPNATTVEDTTCYPDLKSLPVAVDGVVIVTPPRVTEQLVRECAELHIPRVWIHRSMGQGSVSKAASEFCHEHHIAVISGGCPMMFCAPVDFGHKCMGWIVRLTGGMRG; encoded by the coding sequence ATGTCTTCCGTCAAAGAGAACGTCGACGACTTCCTCGCCCAGAAGAAGATCGCTGTCGCGGGGGTCTCCCGCCATTCAAAGAATGAAGCGGCCAATTTCATTTTCCGTAAACTACGGGATTCCGGATTCCAGGTTTTTCCCGTGAACCCCAACGCCACCACCGTGGAGGACACGACCTGTTATCCCGACCTCAAGTCACTTCCCGTAGCCGTTGACGGAGTTGTGATTGTCACGCCACCGCGGGTGACTGAGCAGCTTGTTCGCGAGTGTGCGGAGCTTCATATCCCGCGAGTTTGGATTCATCGTTCCATGGGCCAGGGAAGTGTTTCCAAGGCAGCCAGCGAGTTTTGCCACGAACACCATATCGCCGTCATCTCGGGGGGTTGCCCGATGATGTTCTGTGCCCCCGTGGATTTCGGGCATAAGTGCATGGGCTGGATCGTGCGGTTGACCGGCGGAATGCGTGGCTAG
- a CDS encoding DUF3052 domain-containing protein: protein MAGYSGTPLAKKLGIKENFKVAMINSPDHFEDTLGKLPPGVTISTAARKSIDLILFFTKSQADLNRNFPRLAENLVSNGMLWVGWPKKTSGVSTDLAEGIVQKIGLAAGLVDTKVCAIDEVWSGLRFVIRVKDRPRPSK, encoded by the coding sequence ATGGCCGGATACTCAGGAACTCCGCTGGCAAAGAAGCTCGGCATCAAAGAGAATTTCAAGGTCGCGATGATCAACTCGCCGGATCACTTCGAAGATACATTGGGGAAACTGCCCCCCGGCGTTACCATCTCCACTGCAGCGAGGAAATCGATTGATCTCATTTTGTTTTTCACGAAATCCCAGGCGGATCTGAATAGAAATTTTCCGCGCCTGGCTGAAAACCTGGTCTCCAACGGAATGCTCTGGGTGGGATGGCCCAAGAAGACTTCGGGGGTATCGACGGACCTGGCAGAGGGGATTGTGCAAAAAATCGGCCTGGCCGCCGGTCTCGTGGACACCAAGGTCTGCGCCATTGACGAAGTGTGGTCGGGGCTCCGCTTTGTGATTCGCGTAAAAGATCGTCCGCGTCCGTCGAAGTGA
- a CDS encoding S9 family peptidase, which yields MIGTKVAPYGSWKSPITSDLIVAGTVGLGEITLDGEDIYWIESRPTEAGRQVLVKRSSDGTKTDVTPPPFNVRTRVHEYGGGAYVVANGNIYFSNFADQQLYRQRPGEAARPLTPAVDMRYADGVIDFRRNRLICVREDHTVEGREAENSIVAQGTKRLVHTAGTGGAIVISGDQVLVSGNDFYSSPRLSPDGTRLAWLSWNHPNMPWDGTELWVAEVNPDGSLGHKRRIAGGVEESIFQPEWSPDGSLYFVSDRTGWWNLYRWRDDRIEPMCEMSAEFGLPQWLFRFSTYAIESANRIICTFNKDGNWRLGTLDTRARRLDPINIPFTDIRYLRAAPGKAVFWAGSHVEGSSIVHLDLATHHVEVLQRSSHIKIDPDYLSIPQAIEFPTEHGLAAYAFYYPPKNRDFTAPPGEKPPLLVKSHGGPTAATTAVLNLGIQYWTSRGFAVLDVNYGGSTGYGRAYRQRLNGQWGIVDVDDCVNGARDLVVRGEVDGQRLAIDGGSAGGYTTLCALTFRNTFKAGASYYGISDLKVMDEDTHKFESRYSHSLLGSFPAKEEIYHDRSPIHFIDRLSCPIILFQGLEDKIVLPNQSEMMFETLRRKGLPVAYLPFEGEQHGFRRAENIKRALDAELYFFSRVFGFELADPVEPVKIENL from the coding sequence ATGATTGGAACCAAAGTCGCTCCCTATGGCTCCTGGAAATCCCCGATCACCTCGGATCTCATCGTCGCAGGCACGGTCGGGCTCGGTGAAATCACGCTGGATGGCGAGGACATCTACTGGATTGAGAGCCGCCCCACCGAAGCCGGACGCCAGGTCCTGGTGAAAAGATCTTCCGATGGAACAAAAACGGATGTGACTCCTCCGCCCTTCAACGTCCGGACTCGGGTCCATGAATACGGAGGAGGCGCCTACGTCGTCGCCAACGGAAATATCTATTTTTCAAATTTTGCAGATCAACAACTTTACAGGCAACGGCCCGGGGAGGCCGCGCGCCCACTCACGCCGGCCGTCGATATGCGCTATGCCGACGGTGTCATCGACTTCCGACGGAACCGCTTGATATGCGTGCGTGAAGACCACACCGTGGAAGGCCGGGAGGCGGAGAATTCCATTGTCGCCCAAGGAACAAAACGGTTGGTTCACACTGCGGGGACGGGTGGGGCCATCGTGATTTCCGGCGATCAGGTGCTCGTTTCCGGCAATGATTTCTATTCCTCTCCGCGCCTTAGTCCCGACGGGACCCGCCTGGCCTGGCTTTCCTGGAACCACCCGAACATGCCCTGGGACGGAACAGAATTGTGGGTAGCGGAGGTCAATCCAGACGGGTCATTGGGTCATAAACGCCGGATCGCCGGCGGTGTGGAAGAATCGATCTTCCAGCCGGAGTGGTCGCCGGATGGCTCGCTCTACTTTGTCTCCGACCGGACTGGATGGTGGAATCTCTACCGCTGGCGCGACGATCGTATTGAACCAATGTGCGAGATGTCCGCTGAATTCGGCTTGCCCCAGTGGCTCTTCCGGTTCTCGACCTACGCCATCGAATCTGCCAATCGCATTATCTGCACGTTCAATAAGGATGGAAACTGGCGCCTCGGCACGCTGGATACGAGAGCCAGGCGACTTGATCCCATCAACATCCCTTTTACCGATATCCGTTATTTGAGGGCTGCTCCGGGAAAGGCGGTGTTCTGGGCCGGCTCGCATGTCGAAGGCTCATCGATTGTCCACCTTGATCTTGCTACGCATCACGTGGAGGTTTTACAGCGTTCAAGCCACATCAAGATTGATCCAGACTACCTATCCATCCCCCAGGCGATCGAGTTCCCAACGGAACATGGACTCGCGGCCTATGCTTTTTACTATCCCCCTAAGAATCGCGACTTCACCGCGCCGCCGGGTGAAAAGCCTCCGCTCCTTGTGAAAAGTCATGGAGGACCGACGGCGGCCACGACCGCCGTTCTGAATCTGGGGATTCAATATTGGACGAGCCGCGGGTTTGCCGTTTTGGACGTGAATTACGGGGGCAGCACCGGATATGGGCGCGCCTACCGTCAGCGGCTGAATGGTCAATGGGGGATTGTCGATGTGGACGACTGCGTGAACGGGGCGCGCGATCTTGTCGTGCGCGGCGAGGTCGATGGACAACGTCTCGCCATTGACGGCGGAAGCGCCGGGGGTTATACCACCCTATGCGCCCTGACCTTTCGCAACACCTTCAAGGCGGGGGCCAGCTATTACGGCATCAGCGATCTGAAGGTCATGGACGAGGATACACACAAATTTGAGTCGCGCTACTCCCATAGTCTGCTGGGCTCTTTTCCCGCGAAAGAGGAAATCTATCACGACCGATCGCCCATCCATTTCATCGACCGCCTGTCCTGCCCGATCATTCTTTTTCAAGGTCTCGAGGATAAGATCGTCCTCCCCAACCAGTCCGAAATGATGTTCGAAACCCTCCGCCGGAAAGGGTTGCCGGTGGCCTATCTACCATTTGAAGGCGAACAGCACGGGTTTCGTCGCGCCGAAAACATCAAGCGGGCACTGGATGCGGAGTTGTATTTCTTCTCTCGCGTGTTCGGGTTTGAATTGGCCGACCCGGTGGAGCCGGTGAAGATAGAGAACTTGTAG
- a CDS encoding amino acid permease: MPQLTRTLGFRDLTLITIGSVIGSGIFLVPGPVIRQVGGSMGVALMVWLVGGILSLLGALTYGELSAMNPSAGGLYVYIRDCFGKFFAFMFGWTLFFVTSSGTNATLAVAFSAYLGEIVPLTPVMAKLIAAAMLLVVMAVNVWGTRRSADLTNWTTAVKVAAILGMSIALMWLGHGFVGSRPYLWPLHFSWPLASGFGVAMVSVLWAYEGWQFGTYSAAETLHPQRDFPRSLTIGTGALIGLYMLANVAYLAGIGPVAVARSDSVAAASMAAIFTPAAAKLVALAILISIFSATNVTVLTATRVYYAMASDGIFFKRLAEVHPRFGTPAFAIVTSSVWSIVLALSGTFEQLLTYVIFIAWIFYALAAASIFVYRRRQPNASRPYRVPGYPWTPLLFILAAAALVGNTIFAEPLNALVGLGIVLLGAPAYLIWQSRSKKAKAVIPSP, encoded by the coding sequence ATGCCCCAATTAACCCGAACTCTGGGCTTCCGCGATCTCACGCTCATCACCATCGGGTCCGTCATCGGATCGGGGATTTTTCTTGTTCCCGGGCCAGTGATCAGGCAAGTCGGGGGGTCGATGGGGGTGGCGCTGATGGTATGGCTGGTGGGCGGGATTCTCTCGCTGCTGGGCGCCCTGACTTACGGCGAACTGAGCGCGATGAACCCGTCGGCGGGCGGCCTGTATGTCTACATCCGCGACTGTTTCGGGAAGTTCTTTGCATTCATGTTTGGCTGGACGCTCTTCTTTGTCACCAGCAGTGGAACCAACGCCACGCTCGCCGTCGCCTTCAGCGCCTACCTGGGCGAGATTGTTCCCTTGACCCCTGTAATGGCAAAGCTGATTGCCGCCGCGATGCTCCTGGTTGTCATGGCGGTCAATGTGTGGGGCACTCGCCGCAGTGCCGACCTGACCAACTGGACGACCGCGGTCAAAGTGGCGGCGATTCTCGGAATGAGCATCGCGCTGATGTGGCTCGGCCACGGGTTTGTCGGATCAAGGCCCTACCTCTGGCCATTGCATTTTTCCTGGCCACTTGCCTCCGGCTTTGGCGTGGCGATGGTCAGTGTTCTCTGGGCGTATGAAGGCTGGCAGTTCGGTACCTATAGCGCCGCCGAAACACTGCATCCTCAGCGCGATTTTCCCCGGTCATTGACGATCGGCACTGGGGCGCTGATTGGTCTGTACATGTTGGCCAATGTGGCGTACCTGGCGGGGATCGGTCCGGTGGCCGTGGCCCGGTCCGACAGTGTGGCGGCCGCTTCGATGGCTGCCATCTTCACGCCGGCGGCTGCAAAACTGGTGGCGCTGGCGATTCTGATTTCCATCTTCAGCGCCACCAATGTCACGGTCCTCACCGCCACGCGGGTTTATTATGCGATGGCCAGCGACGGAATCTTCTTCAAACGGCTGGCCGAAGTGCACCCCCGGTTCGGGACGCCCGCGTTCGCCATTGTCACGAGCTCCGTATGGTCCATTGTTCTGGCCTTGAGCGGCACCTTTGAGCAACTCCTCACCTACGTCATTTTTATTGCCTGGATTTTCTACGCCCTAGCAGCGGCGTCGATTTTTGTTTATCGAAGGCGCCAGCCGAATGCATCTCGCCCTTACCGTGTCCCCGGATATCCCTGGACGCCCCTGCTGTTCATTTTGGCGGCCGCGGCTTTGGTAGGAAATACGATATTTGCGGAACCGCTCAACGCGTTGGTTGGTTTGGGCATCGTGCTGTTGGGCGCCCCAGCGTATTTGATCTGGCAGTCGCGAAGCAAGAAGGCCAAGGCGGTCATTCCGTCGCCGTGA